DNA from Pichia kudriavzevii chromosome 5, complete sequence:
ttcaCTTGGTAAATGtattgaaaattcaatcCGTGTCAGCATCATTTGGTTTAAATTGTTCATTTTTCCTGTTAAGATGTTTTCTGTAGCCACCAGCTAACTGCCATGGAACAAATAATGAGAAAtgtgcatttttttttgtagtTCAGAGATCACTAAACACAATCTGTGCTCAAGAAAACCTAGGGGATCAAATCTTTACACGGAACGTAGGCTATTGCTAAGAAAAgtgtttttcaagtttctgGGAAAGTGTAAGTTAAACAATACTGAATCTCATGCCACCTATAAAGAAGTCGATAAGGTAGACACTTTCCCATAAAACTGTTTTCTTTAGCTATATTCCGATGATGTCAAACGtttatagaaaaaaaaggtaaacGGAACACATTTAGGAAGTTAATCTTTCATTCCAATAACTGTAGCATGTAACTAGAGAGGATTAGCTTGTATATGTCGTTTGGATCTAAAATACTCATAGGAGTTGCtattttaaaaaaacatttctttTGTCTGGCAAGTTGATAGTGCCAACAAATGCACAAATATATTAAAGGACAGATCCTATTTTATTCTGCTGAACGAGACAGTCTACTGATCTTTTCCGAATGAATTGATAACCCCGGCAGACAGAAAAGGTGAAGACCAATTTGCAAGAtggtaaaaaaatcaaagacGTGATAAGAGCAACAACTTCCACTTTGTTTCAAAGTGGCGAGCCTCCCGCTTCAAATAATTTGTTAGTGACCACCCATGTACTCCAGGAACGACCATCACTTCTTCCCTTTCCAAACCTGCCTCCATAAACACATCACTCGATTGACTAATGACAACCTTTGTCCATTTTCCCCTGAAAACCACCGACCAAGTGGTATGGTCAACGCCGCTTTCGAGTTTCCTTAGTTCTACATTTGGCCGCTCGTTCACATCTGATTTGCAGCCAGCTTTCTCTAGACTCGATGAACTACGCACAAACATCCAGCATGCGTCTTTCAAGGACGCTGATATAATCATCCCCCAATACATTGATTACATTACACAGATTGATTCTCTTAGACTTCGGTTGCCATTGGAGTTGGTTACAATCGAGTTTAAATGGCTAGATACCTTGAAAGAGGAGGAAATCTCACAAAAATCGGTATCGTTTGAAAAAGCATCAATAATGTACAATTTAGCATGTCTACACTCTTACAAGGGTAGTGTTGCTGCCTCAAATATTGACTGGAAATTGGCGGTTTCCTCCTTTGCCCATGCCTCTGGAATTTTCGAATACATGGCTTCCCATTTCTTACATTCACCAGCCTCCGATCTCGATGTTCATGCAAGCAAGTTATTCTCTCATCTAATGTCAGCCCAGGCACAGgaatgttttctttggaacTATATGCACACAGCAGAAACTAAACACTCCTTGGTTGCTAAGCTTGCCAAAGGTGTGTCTGAAAGGTATGAGAAAGTGATCAAGTATTTAAATAAAGGCGTTGATTTGGATTGTTTAAATGAATGCAAGTGGAAGaaagaatattttttgGCGTTTGCGTATTTCCATGATGCCCAAAATTATGGGAGTGTCCCTCAAATAGGTTATGCCATAACCTCTGCAAGCCAAGGTCTTGATACTTGTAAGGAgttgagaaaaatcaaGGTGGATTCTATATTGAATGACATCGGCgaagagttgaagaaggaaattACCTCTAAGCTGAAGGAGTGGGAAAAAGATAATGATTTGATTTATCATCATGCTGTACCTGACAAAATTAATGTTCCggcaatcaaaaaattggaaGGTGCTAAATCAATCGACTTTGAGAAACAGTTGATGGAAAATGGCGGTTGTAGAGATctatttgataaaattgtCCCTATGGAAGCCCATCAAAGCATGTCAATCTACTCAGAAAAACAAGCTCAAATATtaagaaaattaaaagaagaaattaacGTTGCTAATGAAGAGGTTGTTTCAGTGTTTGAGTTTTCTAAAATACCAAGTAGTATCATTGAAATTCAGAATCTGTTAAGGTCTAGAAACAGTACCGTGGAAGAGGAGGAACGAGAAAAGGAAGCAGGTTATCCAAGGGTTTTGGCAATGGCTCATGAAATGGAAACCTCGTCTATGTCTTCGGACCAATTTGACATGACAGAGGTTAATTCAAAGAGGGAAGAGATCAAGGAAAGTTTGGAGAAGATCGATGAATTGTTAATGAAGGACGATAAAAACATGTTGATTAAGTCTTTGCCTATAAACAACGAGCTTACCAAGTTGAGGGATGAGGTATCATCTACTCGCAGAATTATGGTTGAAGCTGATCTAAGTGATTCCAAATTGTCAGATTTGTGGTCCAAGTATGAAGTTGAGATTTCAGTTTTGAGGAAAGGtgtttcaaaacttcaCGAATGGTTGAGCTCTTCCAATACTGATGATCTCAACAAACAGATATCTCTATTAGAC
Protein-coding regions in this window:
- a CDS encoding uncharacterized protein (PKUD0E02260; similar to Saccharomyces cerevisiae YPL084W (BRO1); ancestral locus Anc_8.560); protein product: MTTFVHFPLKTTDQVVWSTPLSSFLSSTFGRSFTSDLQPAFSRLDELRTNIQHASFKDADIIIPQYIDYITQIDSLRLRLPLELVTIEFKWLDTLKEEEISQKSVSFEKASIMYNLACLHSYKGSVAASNIDWKLAVSSFAHASGIFEYMASHFLHSPASDLDVHASKLFSHLMSAQAQECFLWNYMHTAETKHSLVAKLAKGVSERYEKVIKYLNKGVDLDCLNECKWKKEYFLAFAYFHDAQNYGSVPQIGYAITSASQGLDTCKELRKIKVDSILNDIGEELKKEITSKLKEWEKDNDLIYHHAVPDKINVPAIKKLEGAKSIDFEKQLMENGGCRDLFDKIVPMEAHQSMSIYSEKQAQILRKLKEEINVANEEVVSVFEFSKIPSSIIEIQNLLRSRNSTVEEEEREKEAGYPRVLAMAHEMETSSMSSDQFDMTEVNSKREEIKESLEKIDELLMKDDKNMLIKSLPINNELTKLRDEVSSTRRIMVEADLSDSKLSDLWSKYEVEISVLRKGVSKLHEWLSSSNTDDLNKQISLLDLDDSSDNYDINTANELIENIYANKKSLELLVNERNSTLQDLTEAMHAEDISSVLINYRDASDEELEQVFLEQLSKYDAYRSRINDLIDAQPNKIFDLKESLGSLLDLGIVKKKLEEKKRERGTVKSKINRLIDAYEAFKLCTKGVGEAVNFYTKLQHRTSEILNRIQSIVNQRDSYISDSRSSIGSDPTGNLGGFGGYTVNYPQQQQPPAYSTSSEQTPNIPPLPSKPAYTGNTHSSLPYSTPSVYDPNMYSQFGQSWK